From Equus quagga isolate Etosha38 chromosome 3, UCLA_HA_Equagga_1.0, whole genome shotgun sequence, one genomic window encodes:
- the STBD1 gene encoding starch-binding domain-containing protein 1: protein MGAVWSALLVGGGLAGALFIWLLRDTGKEGDAEQEKDASPGEAAAAGGDQGGGGGLSPGPSKRELVTKPEHLQESNGCLISETKGPGSLQAAACRRQSPSGEDGDCLSPRDHVPSGQFPETESLTTSETGHSKGYSRNERFESPREERGFQKGQETPAKAAPCFAGKLPSSNLVTDRAKEDVSRAQLDHQTPADHEDWEMVSRHSSWGDVGLGGSLKAPVLNPNQGMDYGRSTLVDARGQEMDVKQKRVVAMSSESRQVSVRFQVHYVTSTGVQFIAVTGDHESLGRWNTYIPLQGSKDGFWSHSVSLPADTVVEWKFVVVENGEVTRWEECSNRFLETGHEDKVVHKWWGIP, encoded by the exons ATGGGCGCCGTGTGGTCTGCCTTGCTGGTCGGAGGGGGTCTGGCCGGGGCGCTTTTTATTTGGCTGCTGCGGGACACGGGAAAGGAGGGGGACGCGGAGCAGGAGAAGGACGCCTCTCCTGGGGAGGCTGCGGCTGCGGGAGGCGATCAGGGTGGCGGCGGCGGCCTGAGCCCTGGACCTTCCAAGCGGGAGTTGGTCACCAAACCAG aGCATCTGCAAGAAAGCAATGGATGTTTGATTTCAGAGACCAAAGGCCCTGGCAGCCTGCAGGCAGCAGCATGCAGACGGCAGAGTCCTTCGGGAGAAGATGGTGACTGTCTCAGTCCAAGAGACCATGTTCCTTCTGGACAGTTTCCAGAGACAGAATCTCTAACTACATCTGAGACTGGGCACTCCAAGGGTTACTCAAGAAATGAGAGGTTTGAATCTCCTAGAGAAGAACGGGGATTTCAAAAAGGACAAGAGACGCCTGCTAAAGCAGCTCCATGTTTTGCAGGGAAGTTGCCTTCTAGCAACCTGGTCACGGACAGAGCTAAAGAAGATGTGAGCCGTGCGCAGCTGGACCATCAGACCCCGGCTGACCACGAGGACTGGGAAATGGTGTCCAGGCACTCATCTTGGGGAGATGTTGGTTTGGGTGGCAGTCTTAAGGCTCCAGTGTTAAACCCAAATCAAGGAATGGACTATGGCAGAAGCACTCTTGTGGATGCAAGAGGTCAGGAAATGGATGTGAAACAAAAAAGGGTAGTAGCAATGTCTTCAGAGTCTCGGCAAGTTAGTGTCAGGTTCCAGGTCCATTATGTAACAAGTACTGGTGTGCAGTTCATTGCAGTCACTGGAGACCATGAGAGTCTTGGGAGATGGAACACTTACATCCCACTCCAGGGTAGCAAGGATGGGTTCTGGTCTCACTCAGTGTCCCTGCCAGCAGATACAGTGGTGGAATGGAAGTTTGTGGTGGTAGAGAATGGAGAAGTTACCCGCTGGGAAGAATGCAGCAATAGGTTCCTAGAGACTGGCCATGAAGATAAAGTGGTTCACAAGTGGTGGGGGATTCCCTGA